In Melospiza melodia melodia isolate bMelMel2 chromosome 11, bMelMel2.pri, whole genome shotgun sequence, the following proteins share a genomic window:
- the ARPC5 gene encoding actin-related protein 2/3 complex subunit 5 — protein sequence MAKHTVSSARFRRVDVDEYDENKFVDEEDGGDGQAGPDEGEVDSCLRQGNMMAALQAALKNPPINTKNQAVKDRAESIVLKVLISFKANDIEKAVQSLDKNGVDLLMKYIYKGFESPSDNSSAVLLQWHEKALAAGGVGSIVRVLTARKTV from the exons aTGGCGAAGCACACGGTGTCCTCGGCGCGGTTCCGCCGGGTGGACGTGGACGAGTACGACGAGAACAAGTTCGTGGATGAGGAGGACGGGGGCGACGGGCAAGCGGGGCCTGATGAGGGCGAGGTGGACTCGTGCCTGCGACA AGGGAACATGATGGCAGCACTGCAGGCAGCTCTGAAGAACCCTCCCATCAACACAAAGAACCAGGCAGTGAAG GACCGTGCTGAGAGCATCGTGCTGAAGGTGCTCATCTCCTTCAAAGCCAACGACATCGAGAAGGCGGTGCAGTCACTGGACAAGAACGGGGTGGACCTGCTCATGAAGTACATCTACAAGGGCTTTGAGAGCCCCTCTGACaacagcagtgctgtgctgctgcagtggcACGAGAAG GCGCTGGCTGCTGGCGGCGTTGGGTCCATCGTGCGTGTTCTGACTGCCAGGAAGACAGTGTGA
- the NCF2 gene encoding neutrophil cytosol factor 2 isoform X2 yields the protein MSLVETIRLWQEGVCAADRKEWSAALDAFSAVQNPPAKICFNIGCIQLVLGKLAEAEEAFTRSIGCDKHLAVAYFQRGTVFYRSQNHGKAMEDFKEALAQLRGNQLIDYKILGLHYRLFACEILYNIALVYATTENWEKAEEHLTLAMSMKSEPQHNKIDRAMEAILKQKLCELVAIPAGKLFRPNEKQVAQLEKKDYLGKAMVVASVVDKDDFSGFAPLQPQASGPPPRPKTPEILRALTGQPHRVMYEFIPETEEELQVLPGNIVFVLKKEKDNWATVMFNGKKGIVPCNFLEPVELHNKLHIQEEAPVEAKIPESPTRSAPERPRRLAPDHVPATVAQPRDTAKEAEPTVLKVHYKFTVALRVDRGHSYRELLELVCRKLELQPEHTELRYKPVEGQELVTLSAENVEAAWSQSKDNCLTVWCNGTEGEGFVPDSKAEESLQEAMPGETGPKHVVAQYSYEATQPEDLEFQAGDTILVLSKVNEDWFEGKCKGRTGIFPSAFVQQPNTEHPEK from the exons ATGTCCCTGGTGGAGACGATCCGGCTGTGGCAAGAAGGGGTGTGCGCTGCGGACAGGAAGGAGTGGAGCGCTGCCCTGGACGCCTTCTCGGCCGTCCAGAACCCCCCTGCCAAAATCTGCTTTAACATCGGCTGCATCCAGCTTGTCCTGGGGAAGCTGGCCGAGGCGGAGGAG GCGTTCACCCGGAGCATCGGCTGTGACAAGCACCTGGCTGTGGCTTACTTCCAGCGGGGGACCGTGTTTTACCGGAGCCAGAA CCATGGAAAGGCCATGGAGGATTTCAAAGAGGCGCTGGCCCAGCTGCGAGGGAACCAACTCATCGACTACAAGATCCTGGGGCTGCACTACCGGCTCTTTGCCTGCGAG ATTCTCTACAACATTGCACTGGTGTATGCCACAACAGAGAACTGGGAGAAGGCTGAAGAGCACCTGACCCTGGCCATGAGCATGAAGAGTGAGCCCCAGCACAACAAGATAGACAGGGCAATGGAAGCCATCCTG AAGCAGAAGCTGTGTGAGCTGGTGGCCATTCCTGCAGGGAAGCTGTTCAGGCCAAATGAGAAGCAAGTGGCTCAGCTGGAGAAGAAGGACTACCTAGGAAAGGCAATG GTGGTGGCCTCTGTGGTGGACAAGGATGATTTTTCAGGATTTGCTCCCCTGCAGCCACAG GCCTCTGGTCCTCCACCCAGGCCCAAGACCCCAGAAATCCTCAG ggccctcaCAGGGCAGCCACACCGTGTCATGTACGAGTTCATTCCCGagactgaggaggagctgcaggtccTGCCAGGAAACATTGTCTTTGTCCTGAAGAAAGAGAAGGACAATTGGGCTACAGTGATGTTCAATGGAAAG AAAGGGATTGTCCCCTGCAACTTCCTCGAGCCTGTGGAGCTCCACAATAAGCTGCACATCCAG GAGGAAGCCCCTGTGGAAGCCAAGATCCCCGAGTCACCCACCCGCAGTGCGCCAGAGAGGCCGCGGCGGCTGGCGCCAG ACCATGTTCCTGCTACCGTGGCGCAGCCAAGAGACACAGCAAAG GAGGCTGAACCAACTGTCCTCAAGGTGCATTACAAATTCACAGTGGCCCTGAGAGTCGATCGAGGCCACTCCtacagggagctcctggagctggtttgcaggaagctggagctgcagcccgaGCACACGGAGCTGAG GTACAAGCCTGTGGAGGGCCAGGAGCTGGTGACTCTGAGTGCAGAGAACGTGGAGGCAGCCTGGAGCCAGAGCAAGGACAACTGCCTGACAGTCTGGTGCAATGGCACAGAG GGAGAGGGGTTTGTACCAGACAGCAAAGCAGAGGAGTCACTGCAGGAGGCAATGCCTGGGGAGACGGGACCCAAGCACGTTGTAGCTCAGTACAGTTATGAAGCCACCCAACCTGAAGACCTGGAGTTTCAGGCAGGAGACACGATCCTTGTTTTATCCAAAG TGAATGAAGACTGGTTCGAAGGCAAGTGCAAGGGGAGGACTGGCATCTTCCCATCTGCATTTGTTCAACAGCCCAACACCGAACACCCAGAGAAGTGA
- the NCF2 gene encoding neutrophil cytosol factor 2 isoform X1, which yields MSLVETIRLWQEGVCAADRKEWSAALDAFSAVQNPPAKICFNIGCIQLVLGKLAEAEEAFTRSIGCDKHLAVAYFQRGTVFYRSQNHGKAMEDFKEALAQLRGNQLIDYKILGLHYRLFACEQILYNIALVYATTENWEKAEEHLTLAMSMKSEPQHNKIDRAMEAILKQKLCELVAIPAGKLFRPNEKQVAQLEKKDYLGKAMVVASVVDKDDFSGFAPLQPQASGPPPRPKTPEILRALTGQPHRVMYEFIPETEEELQVLPGNIVFVLKKEKDNWATVMFNGKKGIVPCNFLEPVELHNKLHIQEEAPVEAKIPESPTRSAPERPRRLAPDHVPATVAQPRDTAKEAEPTVLKVHYKFTVALRVDRGHSYRELLELVCRKLELQPEHTELRYKPVEGQELVTLSAENVEAAWSQSKDNCLTVWCNGTEGEGFVPDSKAEESLQEAMPGETGPKHVVAQYSYEATQPEDLEFQAGDTILVLSKVNEDWFEGKCKGRTGIFPSAFVQQPNTEHPEK from the exons ATGTCCCTGGTGGAGACGATCCGGCTGTGGCAAGAAGGGGTGTGCGCTGCGGACAGGAAGGAGTGGAGCGCTGCCCTGGACGCCTTCTCGGCCGTCCAGAACCCCCCTGCCAAAATCTGCTTTAACATCGGCTGCATCCAGCTTGTCCTGGGGAAGCTGGCCGAGGCGGAGGAG GCGTTCACCCGGAGCATCGGCTGTGACAAGCACCTGGCTGTGGCTTACTTCCAGCGGGGGACCGTGTTTTACCGGAGCCAGAA CCATGGAAAGGCCATGGAGGATTTCAAAGAGGCGCTGGCCCAGCTGCGAGGGAACCAACTCATCGACTACAAGATCCTGGGGCTGCACTACCGGCTCTTTGCCTGCGAG CAGATTCTCTACAACATTGCACTGGTGTATGCCACAACAGAGAACTGGGAGAAGGCTGAAGAGCACCTGACCCTGGCCATGAGCATGAAGAGTGAGCCCCAGCACAACAAGATAGACAGGGCAATGGAAGCCATCCTG AAGCAGAAGCTGTGTGAGCTGGTGGCCATTCCTGCAGGGAAGCTGTTCAGGCCAAATGAGAAGCAAGTGGCTCAGCTGGAGAAGAAGGACTACCTAGGAAAGGCAATG GTGGTGGCCTCTGTGGTGGACAAGGATGATTTTTCAGGATTTGCTCCCCTGCAGCCACAG GCCTCTGGTCCTCCACCCAGGCCCAAGACCCCAGAAATCCTCAG ggccctcaCAGGGCAGCCACACCGTGTCATGTACGAGTTCATTCCCGagactgaggaggagctgcaggtccTGCCAGGAAACATTGTCTTTGTCCTGAAGAAAGAGAAGGACAATTGGGCTACAGTGATGTTCAATGGAAAG AAAGGGATTGTCCCCTGCAACTTCCTCGAGCCTGTGGAGCTCCACAATAAGCTGCACATCCAG GAGGAAGCCCCTGTGGAAGCCAAGATCCCCGAGTCACCCACCCGCAGTGCGCCAGAGAGGCCGCGGCGGCTGGCGCCAG ACCATGTTCCTGCTACCGTGGCGCAGCCAAGAGACACAGCAAAG GAGGCTGAACCAACTGTCCTCAAGGTGCATTACAAATTCACAGTGGCCCTGAGAGTCGATCGAGGCCACTCCtacagggagctcctggagctggtttgcaggaagctggagctgcagcccgaGCACACGGAGCTGAG GTACAAGCCTGTGGAGGGCCAGGAGCTGGTGACTCTGAGTGCAGAGAACGTGGAGGCAGCCTGGAGCCAGAGCAAGGACAACTGCCTGACAGTCTGGTGCAATGGCACAGAG GGAGAGGGGTTTGTACCAGACAGCAAAGCAGAGGAGTCACTGCAGGAGGCAATGCCTGGGGAGACGGGACCCAAGCACGTTGTAGCTCAGTACAGTTATGAAGCCACCCAACCTGAAGACCTGGAGTTTCAGGCAGGAGACACGATCCTTGTTTTATCCAAAG TGAATGAAGACTGGTTCGAAGGCAAGTGCAAGGGGAGGACTGGCATCTTCCCATCTGCATTTGTTCAACAGCCCAACACCGAACACCCAGAGAAGTGA